A region from the Capra hircus breed San Clemente chromosome 9, ASM170441v1, whole genome shotgun sequence genome encodes:
- the SMPD2 gene encoding sphingomyelin phosphodiesterase 2: MKPNFTLRLRVFNLNCWGIPFLSKHRADRLKRLGDFLNMESFDLALLEEVWSEQDFQYLRQKLLPTYPAAHYFRSGIIGSGLCVFSKHPIQEFTQHVFTLNGYPYMIHHCDWFCGKAVGLLVLHLSGLVLNAYVTHLHAEYNRQKDIYLAHRVAQAWELAQFIHHTSKKADVVLLCGDLNLHPKDLGCRLLKEWTGLHDAYLETRDFKGSEEGCTMVPKNCYVKHQELGPFPLGIRIDYILYKAVSGLYISCKTFKTTTGHDPYSGPPFSDHEALMATLCVRHSPPQHNPSPTHGPAESSPLTSVLREAWAEVDQGMAQAHWWATMAGYAVGLGLLLLALLCALAAGGWMREAALLLWTPNVGLVLGAGAFYLFHVQEAKGLCKTRAELQHVLGRAREAQDLGPESQPALLLGQQERDRAEEQ, translated from the exons ATGAAGCCCAACTTCACCCTGCGACTGAGGGTCTTTAACCTCAACTGCTG GGGTATTCCCTTCCTGAGCAAGCATCGCGCCGACCGCTTGAAGCGCCTGGGAGACTTTCTAAACATGGAGAGCTTCGACCTAGCTCTACTGGAGGAG GTGTGGAGTGAACAGGACTTCCAGTACTTGAGACAGAAGCTGTTGCCCACCTACCCAGCTGCACACTACTTCAGGAG CGGCATTATTGGCAGTGGTCTCTGTGTCTTCTCCAAACACCCAATCCAGGAATTCACCCAGCATGTCTTCACCCTCAATGGCTACCCCTACATG ATCCATCATTGTGACTGGTTCTGTGGGAAGGCTGTGGGGCTGCTGGTACTCCATCTAAGTGGCTTGGTGCTCAACGCCTACGTGACCCAC CTCCATGCGGAGTACAATCGACAGAAGGACATCTACCTAGCACATCGCGTGGCCCAAGCTTGGGAACTGGCCCAGTTCATCCA CCACACATCCAAGAAGGCTGATGTGGTTCTCTTGTGTGGGGACCTCAACTTGCACCCAAAGGACCTGGGCTGCCGCCTGCTGAAAGAGTGGACCGGGCTGCATGATGCCTATCTGGAGACCCGGGACTTCAAG GGTTCTGAAGAAGGCTGTACGATGGTACCCAAGAACTGCTATGTCAAGCACCAGGAGCTGGGGCCATTTCCCTTGGGCATCCGCATCGACTATATACTTTATAAG GCAGTGTCTGGGCTATACATCTCCTGTAAGACTTTCAAAACTACTACAGGCCATGACCCTTACAGCGGCCCCCCCTTCTCTGATCATGAGGCCCTGATGGCTACTCTGTGTGTGAGACACAGCCCCCCCCAGCACAACCCCAGCCCTACCCATG GACCAGCAGAGAGCTCGCCATTGACCAGTGTGCTAAGGGAGGCCTGGGCAGAAGTGGACCAGGGCATGGCCCAGGCTCACTGGTGGGCCACCATGGCCGGCTATGCAGTTGGTCTAGGGCTTCTTCTCCTGGCGTTGCTGTGTGCCCTGGCGGCCGGAGGATGGATGAGGGAAGCTGCTCTACTGCTCTGGACCCCCAACGTAGGACTGGTGCTGGGGGCAGGTGCCTTCTACCTCTTCCACGTGCAGGAGGCCAAGGGCTTGTGTAAGACCCGGGCCGAGCTTCAGCATGTGCTGGGAAGGGCAAGAGAGGCCCAGGACCTGGGCCCAGAGTCCCAGCCAGCCCTGCTCCTAGGGCAGCAGGAGAGAGACAGAGCTGAGGAACAATAA